The Acidobacteriota bacterium genome includes a region encoding these proteins:
- a CDS encoding DUF3014 domain-containing protein, whose protein sequence is MTEFDDQELDQPTTPAPPAQDEGTPSRWPRVLLAVVVALALIAAAYFFLVLRNDDEPEAPPEPPPLASEAPPPPPPPPAEEPESDLDLPPLDDSDSLVRTLAGQLSENPQLARWLGVESLIRRFTAAVDNIAEGTNPSSHLGFLRPDEPFVVREKDGLPHIDPASYRRYDRLTEVFVSLDSEQAAELYGQFKPLIQQVAGSPGGSWGWCLRRYCPRRR, encoded by the coding sequence ATGACCGAATTCGACGATCAAGAGCTGGACCAGCCGACGACGCCGGCGCCCCCGGCACAGGACGAGGGCACTCCGTCCCGGTGGCCTCGGGTGCTGCTGGCGGTGGTCGTCGCCCTGGCCCTCATCGCCGCGGCCTATTTCTTCCTGGTGCTGCGCAACGACGACGAGCCGGAAGCGCCGCCGGAGCCGCCACCGCTGGCCTCGGAAGCCCCACCGCCCCCGCCACCGCCACCGGCGGAGGAACCGGAGAGCGACCTCGACCTGCCGCCCCTGGACGACAGCGACTCGCTGGTGCGGACCTTGGCCGGGCAGCTCTCGGAGAACCCTCAATTGGCCCGCTGGCTGGGAGTGGAGAGCTTGATTCGGCGCTTCACCGCCGCCGTGGACAATATCGCCGAAGGCACCAACCCCAGCTCCCACCTGGGCTTCCTGCGACCTGATGAACCCTTCGTCGTCCGCGAGAAAGACGGCCTGCCGCACATCGACCCCGCCAGCTACCGGCGCTACGACCGGCTGACGGAGGTCTTCGTATCGCTGGACAGCGAGCAGGCGGCGGAGCTCTACGGACAATTCAAGCCGCTGATTCAGCAGGTCGCAGGAAGCCCAGGTGGGAGCTGGGGTTGGTGCCTTCGGCGATATTGTCCACGGCGGCGGTGA